The genomic window AGATGTAGATGTATGTGCGCACAAATTATTGCTTATTGGGTACTAGTTTTAGTTTCTACATTCTACACATCCAAACTAACCCAACGAGTTgttttttttattcattactaATTGGAAAATGTTTTGGTTCGAGCTTAGTTATCAATAATTTATCAAGTAAGCCCTGCGAATCCCTCGCTAATTACCTTCCCTGCGACTCAAACAACTCCATCTGTTGTTTATTGCCGTCTTAGCTTTCAAACATGGGTGATAAAAAGAACTCTAAAGTCATGCAACCCAACCAAGCTGATATACTTGTCATTCGCATGAGTGATGTCATCCGTACGCGGCAGTTGCCTCGTAGCTTGGTTGTAATATGGGACAAGACAGCCGAGCCTAGACAAAGCCTATCGGATATGAGACACTTGGGGTTGTCCATGGCCTGTGGATGACACCAACATTATCACTAGCTTCCAAGTAAGACGTGTCAGTGTCGTCCAAGAGGAAGTCTCGTTGCCAATGGGCGTCATGGAGGTTTTCCGGCAATACGGTAGAAGCCAAAGCAATTTGGTTTTGCTTCTGCTTTAGTTGCTCGTCAGTGTATCAGTGGGAGTGTATCGCACACCCTTTTCGATCATGTCCAACTAATTATAGAGCAGGCATTTTAAATATCATCGTATCTCTCCAATGTGGAGTGTGGATTTTGGCTATATCCAAACGAAATCTAGTCTTTATTTGGAGTGTACGTCTCAGTAGGCAGTTTGGCTAAGTGGCATGATTCAAGAAACTTGTGGCTTGTGGGACTAATTGGTGCAAACCTACTGTATGAAGGCATATTTGCACATTAATGATGAGAAGAGAAACGTATCAAAATGTACACGGAATACTTGTCGAGACGGTAGAGGAGAAAAAGGATAATGATATAAAATAATTCTTTTTTTGGGTGACTGGTTAAACACTTATATTCGAAATATGCTCATCTACAAGGGAACATACATGATCTACCTTGTAGGTACCATGCAGTCTTGCAATATTCATGATGTCTCAACTCACATGCTTTTGTATCCACCTAGCATGCACTTGAGTAGCTGCAAATTCAAGTATGTGCAAGATAAATTATATTAATGGCACATTTAATTTATGATTGGAATCAGAATGCATTATGGTAGAAATTAAAATGGTTACATCTCACGACGTATTTGGCTTGTGattaaaatcaaaatcgaaatcaattttaaaaacTAAAGGAGAGTATAgattagattttgaaagattggAATATTTCTGTAAaattgaaatagaaataaaatattttccaaTCAAACAGCTAAAATAAAAATCACTAATTTTCAttcttattttaaaatctaattttcaccAACCAAATATGTCctcaaatatatatatgtactgcaattttgcaccaacaaataatATACTAGAAGAAACAATCAACGACACTCTTTAGAGGACCATCTCCTAAAATTTGATTGTATGCCTTTCTACATGtaaaaatttagtaaaatttaatttttgatcatCATGGCAAGCAAGCAAGATCATCCTCCAAATAGAAAGGATGCGTGACCATgaagagatccaaaaaattaacatAGTATATTCTACGTAACAGCTCAAGACTTTTAGAATACCAAAATTTATTTTCACAAAAGTGTCAGCATCTTGAAAGATGTGAGATTTAGGAAGCAATTGCCTCAGCCATCATCACACTCTTCTCTCTTTACTTGTTTACCAGAAAGATAGGATGATTGGTCATAACCACATAAAACATGCCTTTAGAGACTTTGAATCTTCTAATTGATATCATTAGACTTTATCATAAAAACAGATATTATATTAGGTCAAGATCCGCACACTAAATGGTCACTCATCTAGATGACTTAACCAACCAAGAAAGCAAAGGGGTAAATTAATCAAAATGGCCATTAACTTTCCACGGCTCATTTATACAATGCCGTATAGCATGTGAGGTGCCGCGTCCAAAACCCAGGATTATTCAACATGATCCGTAAAACTGGATTAAACAATTCACTTTCTTACTCAACAAGCAAAATAATAACCATAGATGACGTTGAACAGGAGCACAATAAGAATGCTGCACCTATAAAACAACGGCATTACCTGTACATATGTTAGTGTAGATCACATTGGAACCGCATAAAAAATTGATGAACTAAATGGGCTGTCTCAAACACACAATGTTGCCAGGTTGATCCTCCTCAGTCCCCCATCGAATACAGCTAATGATaacaagatatatatatatatatgtgtgtgtgtgtgtgtgtgtgtgtgtcaattTGCAAACGCCATGTTTTAGAGGAAAGTGAAAGGATGTGATTTCTTCCACCCCATGGTTTTGCAAACGCCATGACAATTTGCAAGCCACAAGTTTCCCTCCAATATGCAGATCCTCCAATTAGGACCCTCTCAGTCTTGGATCTATTttcacaattaaatctaattacatGCCTTCCCTCATGCATGTCAGTAGCCAGGATTTCCCCAACAGCGCAACCAACTTAAGCGAAGCTGTCCAGAATTTCGAAACAATAATAGATAGAAAAAAAAGACAAGCAGCAAGATAGGCACTCCTGCAGCCGGTGCAACTCAGGTTATGAGAGCTATTCAATGCCCAGCTAAGCCCCACACCATCATGTTCCTCACCTCTAAGAAGAAAGACAGCTTTACTGATGTTGTAAATGAAATATTTGACAACCTGGTCATATAGCAAAAAAACATGCTTGAATTAATAGGACTCTGATCCAATGCGTGATCCTTCTACATGATCATTTAACTGCAGTGCAGCTCCTAGCAACAAGTGACCAAACCGGTGTATAAAATCGTGAAGCACACAAACTGCGTCACTGGCAAGCTCCATTTTAACCTGCAATATTCCAGATATTCTATGTGCAGAGCAATGACCCACAAGCACATTTGTGCCCCTACTTCAAATCATATAGGGGCAGAAAAGAATCTTTAGTAACATGCAGGGACATGAGCTGTTTCTTTGAGACAGATTTTAGACAAACCAACAAGCATCTTGGTCTCAATAATTCCTCATGTACTCATCTTTTGCCATGCTCAATTGCCCTGACAGTATCTGCTAAACAATGACTTGTATTCCTCTTCTTCATGGCATCCTCTCATTCGAAGGGCATCCATCAACATGTTAACACTAGCAAAGTCATTGTGCCTCTTACAGAGTGCTAGGAGGTTTTCTATGTTTGTGGGATTTGGTCTCCAGTTATTTACTCCATATGATGCAGCCTCTTTGATACACAATAATGCCTcagaagtttgttcctccttaaTGTAGCCTTCTGCAAGGATCTCCCATGTGATTGGTTTTGGCTTTCCACCTTTTTCTGAAAATCTGTCAAGTACATTCTTAGCCTTACCAACCAGCCCTTCTCTGGCATACGAACCCAACAGAATATTGCAGATCCTGGGATCATAGCTTGATGTCATGGAAAGCCATTCTCCATAGATCATTTCAGCTCCATCAACATCCCCTAGCCTAATCAAAGAAGAAAGCATTAACTGGTAACCCATATTCAGGATGCTAGGGAAACTTGACTTGTACCAGTTCCAGATCCGATAGACTTCCTCTTTCTTTCCTATTCTGCTATAAAGTCCAATAAGGTAATGAAAAGATGCTCGATCCCTGCCCGTCACTCTAATTTCAGCATCCTTTAAGCAACTTTGTGCCTTCTCAGTATTGCCTAGTCTAATATACATGGTAGCAAGTGTGGTATAAGTGGTCCAATTAGCAATGACGCCATTGTCTGAAGTCATCATCCCTACCACTCTTTCCATGTCCTCTGTATCTCCCATAGCCGCACAGTTTGTTATCCAGATATTGTAAGAGCATATGTCAAATGAAACGTTCTTCTCCTTCATCTCATTAATGATCTTATTAACTTTCTCATGTTCTCCAACATTCATATAGAGAGTCATCAACACATTGAAAAATAGTGCTTCAGTTGTGTATCCTTTGTTTCTCATTACCTCCACAATATCCTCTGCCTTCTCTTTCATCTTTGCTCGGCCGTAAACATTTAGAAGAGCACCATATGCACGCCTGTCTTTGAAGGTATCAGGAAGCTTTGAGAAGTGTTCTTCAGCATGCGAAATGCCATGTACTTTGGCAATCAGATCCAACTGGATTGCCATGTCACTAGATGTAAATGTAAATCGTTCTCCTTGAGCAGTCATCCAATCATAAACCTGCGAAAATGCAAATGAGAATAAACATAAGTGCCTATGACAGATGCATCAAACTGCCAGTCCGAAGATTAAACAGAAAGTAGGTCAAATGAATAAACTANNNNNNNNNNNNNNNNNNNNNNNNNNNNNNNNNNNNNNNNNNNNNNNNNNNNNNNNNNNNNNNNNNNNNNNNNNNNNNNNNNNNNNNNNNNNNNNNNNNNATTGAGTCACTCTCATTCCATcttgaaatcaaaatcaaaatgagaTTCTTTCTAATCAAACAGTTGGAATGAGAATCATCTATTTCGATTCTGAATATGTATATTGAATGATTCAGTATTTCATATTTTACATATAGATAGAGTTCattctaataaaataatatttatttattatgtaaaaaaaaaaagaagactatgACCGATGATGAAAAGAAAATGTGAGTAACATAATGTGAAGTCATTAAGACTAAATAAGTGGCCACGTATCTAACCTCATCATGTACCATCTAATTGACATACATGATGTTATGATTCTTTCACTTTTGGTGACAGATTGCTGATATATGCTTAGGACGACCTTTAAAAAGGGCGGCATGAGGTTTGATTCGCATGAACATGCGCATTAGAAAATATGTTATTTTGATGTGGAAATTCAAATTACAAAGTAAATGAtattaaattgaaaattttttgatttgttctATTCCTACCGAGTCTATTTCCACTAATTTAAGAGATTGTCAAAAAATGTGCACTTACAAATCAATGAAACCTGCCGGTGAGAATTAGACTATATATAGAAATGAAGATAATGGATTCTATATACAGACCAAGTAGATCAACAATCATAACTCACATGATTTAGGGGAAGATCTTTGTAGTTCTGAAACTGCCAAGAATCACACGAAGAGTGCACTACCAATATCAGTCATTTCACATGCGCGCCAGGCAAACTAACAAATAATGTGTTCAATTAAAATGTTTACAACTGTCTTAACTTTACTAAGTAATTGCTGAGTTAATTATTAATATAGCCAGGTGAGAAAAATAGGTCACAATGATTATTGAGACAAAGTTTTCGACTAGCTGGGATTTGGATTTGCACCCCTGTCAAGCACATGTACATAAAAATCTCAATCCTATTAGGTCAGCTGATATAAACATAATATGATTCATGATATCAACTAATACGATATAAATATACCGACCGATATTTTTTAACCacttctttaatttttaaaactgattttcaattaataaattttaaaattaacatctaaacataaattttaattcTGAACTTATCAAATCAGTTGAGATTTTGATATCTCAACCTAAAGGTATCGTCCGAGATCTCAGAACATCTCGATTCTCTCAAGATGTTCCAGCTTCGTTACCGCACCGGTCGAGATCAACTGAGATTTCCATTCATCTCAGTGTTGGTCACTCGTCAGGATACATTAGATTTAAAAAGCCTGAGTCAAATAATTGCGTTTCGGTTGCTTGTTACTCCATTGCGAGCATGTGAACTAAAATCCTTATAGGAACACCCAAAGGCAAACTGTCTCATATATTTAATGTCTTCAAAGCAGGTCTAACTTCACATATGAACTAAAATCCTTTTAGGAACACCCTAAGGCAAACTGGCTGATATATTTGAAGTCTTCAAAGCAGGTTTAACTTCACTATTGAAGTAATTGTGAAGTCACTGACTAAGATCTGCGGGTAGGAATATCCTAAACTCAGTGACTACTATGAAGGTGGTTGTGTTTTGGTTACTTGGGTAGCCAACATTGTTGCATTTTATTAATTCTCTTGCCAACCAAACAAAGATGAAATCATCAAAAGGGAGGCgttgatgatatatatatatatccaaagtcCATCCTACTTCCTCTCCTCTCACGGGGGTTGTTTTAAAAGTTGGGACTTGCAGGTAATTTCAACACAAGAAGCAATGGAATGGAATGGAAGGGAAAGTGAATGGGACGACTTTACAGCACAACGATCAGTCTGTCATTCCGCCTTAACCTGCTGGCAACGCACGGAGTCTTGATGCGTTGCCCCCTCCAAGACCCCATTGACCACCAtcagcaaataaaaa from Elaeis guineensis isolate ETL-2024a chromosome 4, EG11, whole genome shotgun sequence includes these protein-coding regions:
- the LOC140857146 gene encoding pentatricopeptide repeat-containing protein At1g02150-like, translating into MTAQGERFTFTSSDMAIQLDLIAKVHGISHAEEHFSKLPDTFKDRRAYGALLNVYGRAKMKEKAEDIVEVMRNKGYTTEALFFNVLMTLYMNVGEHEKVNKIINEMKEKNVSFDICSYNIWITNCAAMGDTEDMERVVGMMTSDNGVIANWTTYTTLATMYIRLGNTEKAQSCLKDAEIRVTGRDRASFHYLIGLYSRIGKKEEVYRIWNWYKSSFPSILNMGYQLMLSSLIRLGDVDGAEMIYGEWLSMTSSYDPRICNILLGSYAREGLVGKAKNVLDRFSEKGGKPKPITWEILAEGYIKEEQTSEALLCIKEAASYGVNNWRPNPTNIENLLALCKRHNDFASVNMLMDALRMRGCHEEEEYKSLFSRYCQGN